A genomic stretch from Hemicordylus capensis ecotype Gifberg chromosome 1, rHemCap1.1.pri, whole genome shotgun sequence includes:
- the GPR6 gene encoding G-protein coupled receptor 6, translating into MNESVALNETRGPVPWIQTSNGNYSLELSSKLPIFVINPWDIMLCISGTIIACENAIVVAIIFYTPNLRTPMFVLIGSLATADLLAGVGLILNFVFQYVIQSETISLITVGFLVASFTASVSSLLAITIDRYLSLYNALTYYSEKTVFCIHLMLIITWGVSLCLGLLPVLGWNCLEDYSSCSIVRPLTKSNVTLLSASFFFIFILMLHLYIKICKIVCRHAHQIALQQHFLTASHYVATKKGVSTLAIILGTFGASWLPFAIYCVVGDSHYPAVYTYATLLPATYNSMINPIIYAYRNQEIQRSMWVLFCGCFQSKVSFRSRSPSDV; encoded by the coding sequence ATGAATGAAAGCGTCGCCTTGAATGAAACCAGGGGCCCTGTACcctggattcaaaccagcaatggCAATTATTCTCTGGAGCTCTCCTCCAAGCTCCCAATCTTTGTCATCAACCCTTGGGATATTATGCTGTGCATCTCCGGAACCATCATTGCTTGTGAAAATGCCATAGTAGTGGCCATTATATTCTACACTCCCAACCTGAGAACCCCAATGTTTGTGCTGATTGGGAGCTTGGCCACAGCAGACCTCCTGGCTGGAGTTGGCCTAATCCTCAATTTTGTTTTCCAGTATGTGATCCAGTCAGAAACCATCAGCCTTATTACAGTTGGCTTCCTAGTTGCCTCTTTTACTGCTTCTGTGAGTAGCTTATTAGCCATCACGATTGATCGCTACCTGTCCTTATACAATGCACTGACTTATTACTCTGAGAAGACTGTCTTCTGTATTCATCTGATGCTGATCATCACCTGGGGAGTATCCCTCTGCTTAGGACTGCTACCTGTCTTAGGCTGGAATTGTCTTGAAGATTATTCCTCATGCAGTATTGTCAGACCCTTGACCAAAAGTAATGTGACTTTGCTGTCTgcctctttctttttcatttttatcctCATGCTCCACCTGTACATTAAAATCTGCAAAATAGTTTGCAGACATGCACATCAGATAGCACTCCAGCAGCATTTCCTGACCGCATCTCACTATGTTGCAACGAAAAAGGGAGTCTCTACACTTGCTATAATCCTTGGGACCTTTGGAGCCAGTTGGCTACCTTTTGCCATCTACTGTGTAGTTGGAGATTCTCATTATCCTGCTGTGTACACTTATGCCACACTTCTACCAGCTACCTACAACTCCATGATCAATCCTATCATTTATGCCTACAGAAACCAAGAAATTCAGAGGTCCATGTGGGTTCTCTTTTGTGGCTGCTTTCAATCTAAAGTGTCCTTTCGTTCAAGATCCCCCAGTGATGTCTAA